In Clostridiales bacterium, the sequence TATGACGATTATTTCCACAACACCTATCTTTAGAAAAATCATTATTTTCTCCTTACAAAACTAATGCCAAAATTTTTTTCTTAAACATTATTTTTAATTATATCAAATAACCGCTTTTAAGTCATTACATAATTTTATATTGACAAAAGATTTTTGACTATTTTATAATAATTTTATGAAAAACGGACTTAAACCAATAGCGTCGTTTATGATTGACCACACTAAGCACGATGTAGGCTTTTATCTGACTACGGTCCAAGACATATCGGGGCGCAAAATTTATACCTATGACTTAAGGTTCCGCCGTCCCAACCAGGGCGATTATTTGGACAACGCGGCAATACACACTATTGAGCACATCTTGGCGGCGACCATACGAAACAGCGAATACGCCGATTTGGTCTTATATTTTGGGCCTATGGGCTGCCGCACGGGCTTTGACTTGCTGCTGGTGGACATAGATTATGACGCCGCCAAAGATTTGGTCATAAAATCCATTGACCGCTGCCAAGAATTTGCGACAGTCCCGGGCGCGACCGCCCAAGAATGCGGCAACTACCAAGAACACGACCTTGCCCGCGCCAAACAAGAACTTATCAA encodes:
- a CDS encoding S-ribosylhomocysteine lyase, which gives rise to MKNGLKPIASFMIDHTKHDVGFYLTTVQDISGRKIYTYDLRFRRPNQGDYLDNAAIHTIEHILAATIRNSEYADLVLYFGPMGCRTGFDLLLVDIDYDAAKDLVIKSIDRCQEFATVPGATAQECGNYQEHDLARAKQELIKYKQIIQNQKNQ